In Methanosarcina siciliae T4/M, one genomic interval encodes:
- a CDS encoding sarcinarray family MAST domain-containing protein, with protein sequence MKIKTLFLGFLICLVVFPNVSSASSPYGEMQVYYNDRLLPGSEVAKPTLKIGEPFNVSINLTVYQKSEVSVMLSEIGDGDFVILNGFTKEMNKYGSKVMEKDSSKVFEWTVIPTENWAGGSIPVNFVYQINDFETGKILVNSGFTVAYPYISNEYYEGEPPTSEEQPASETEPASTSASAPAFTLAGALSFLVLAFALFRR encoded by the coding sequence ATGAAAATAAAAACTCTATTTTTAGGATTCCTTATATGTTTGGTGGTATTTCCAAACGTATCTTCTGCAAGCAGTCCATATGGAGAAATGCAGGTTTATTACAATGACAGATTATTGCCTGGCTCTGAAGTTGCAAAACCTACTTTAAAAATAGGGGAGCCATTTAATGTGAGTATAAATCTCACTGTTTACCAAAAATCAGAAGTTTCGGTAATGTTAAGTGAAATTGGTGATGGAGATTTTGTAATTTTGAATGGATTCACGAAAGAAATGAATAAATATGGCTCAAAAGTCATGGAAAAAGACTCCTCTAAAGTATTTGAATGGACGGTAATTCCTACTGAAAATTGGGCTGGTGGTTCTATACCAGTTAACTTTGTTTATCAAATTAATGATTTTGAAACGGGGAAAATTTTAGTTAACAGCGGATTCACCGTTGCTTATCCATATATTTCCAACGAATACTATGAAGGCGAACCTCCCACCTCTGAAGAGCAACCAGCCTCAGAAACAGAGCCTGCCTCCACATCCGCATCCGCTCCAGCCTTTACACTTGCCGGTGCGCTTTCTTTTCTCGTATTGGCTTTTGCCCTTTTCCGCAGGTGA
- the mmrce1 gene encoding MmRce1 family CPBP family CAAX prenyl protease encodes MIPNYRYKPRTYYIMVYIITYALWFPAAYLSFHDDSGLYMLLALLGLMVPFFVALFMIFTSKNSYLKKDFINRFINLRLINPKVLLAFMLLMPLTVLASIFLSLPFGGSTSQFQFAEGYSFSSGFVPAFLTLILASIFEELGWRGYGFESLQSRHTFFTASVVFSILWSLWHFPLIFVNDMYQYVIFHENIWYAVNFFVSIVPIGVIVSWIYIKNGKSVLAAILVHISINFLQEALQMTQFAKCIETVLITVVAAIIIILDKEMAFSKEHLTTGVDELPKMTGPRELTE; translated from the coding sequence ATGATTCCGAACTACAGGTATAAACCCAGAACCTATTATATTATGGTTTATATTATAACCTATGCTCTCTGGTTTCCAGCGGCATATTTAAGTTTTCATGATGATAGTGGACTGTATATGTTATTAGCGTTACTAGGACTGATGGTACCTTTTTTTGTTGCACTATTTATGATATTTACATCCAAAAATTCGTATTTAAAAAAGGATTTTATCAATCGGTTTATTAATCTCAGGTTAATAAACCCAAAAGTGTTACTGGCATTTATGTTACTAATGCCACTCACTGTTCTGGCATCTATTTTTCTTTCTCTTCCATTTGGTGGATCGACTTCTCAATTTCAATTTGCTGAAGGATACTCTTTTTCATCAGGGTTTGTCCCCGCGTTTCTTACTCTTATCCTGGCTTCGATTTTTGAAGAGCTCGGATGGAGAGGATACGGCTTTGAAAGTCTGCAAAGCCGGCACACTTTCTTTACGGCATCGGTTGTTTTCAGTATACTCTGGTCGCTCTGGCACTTCCCGCTGATCTTTGTCAATGACATGTATCAGTACGTGATTTTCCACGAAAACATCTGGTATGCGGTGAATTTTTTTGTCAGCATCGTCCCTATTGGAGTGATTGTCAGCTGGATCTACATCAAAAACGGAAAAAGTGTTCTGGCAGCGATTCTCGTTCACATTTCCATCAATTTCTTGCAGGAAGCTCTGCAAATGACCCAATTTGCAAAGTGCATTGAAACAGTGCTTATTACTGTCGTTGCTGCAATTATTATCATATTAGACAAAGAGATGGCTTTTTCGAAAGAACATCTTACTACTGGGGTTGACGAGTTACCGAAAATGACAGGACCACGGGAGTTAACTGAGTGA
- a CDS encoding DUF7286 family protein, with protein MKHIAGERSLKCSYFFQDTRAYIPYSIIGIFIVLAATFTSVYLLKMDSEVAETIYTTEKSDPRQTAISLAASDLARCLNYAGMEALEWQGEHPVILPEGSPVERFSEDNFMVTPQNQNLEKGDTLQISINLPSDVWGEIESLWKNRDVVLIVNDSAGREIKRVNYGKATGFFQKVSFEEYLEVPESAKAGYASIELYYGDELKASDWFRIEASPIKDITAEAFNQLLLANYQSNSHTFLEYAINVKPDITPEEIKVRKVNGTLQREISSDDKKYTNKKYTIYYIFEVPVLNYTLVDLESGETYNLSMNLSTLIPSREPLLEELVREYETALGTSSSLDSTSNIVLGATNLRTFIYGPWQHYANGPLNILTNPALASSVNGATLYTQKRVFDSVDPLALTYTTYYNGKVLYEDVCASSNSKTSPSLLDSTNLNTTGFNTTGLNTAESSASVSFYEADEGVNLTTAYSSLAANRSFSLDVEKGIEQSLEEVNISYDELSEYSEITVSASDYTEGVLDGWVFNDHVWAEETPDLIHDVADSVYTAPVQGQILRDGFNSPVPLTSAITKDFDRNSVSYSGHTVSWESDYFVSGTHEGSRVPSYSWNDSVTNSYSEAVNPSIDPPKGKLKSWQVTDASVNLKSVEMSDLRVEPHYEYRANDQLVAEHRTDDGYLSSEDHIFDWGIRYDIYYSIRTKWEIDYDYKYTYVWHTVSHNEDGSTSIEANYGTSRGSDSETVSKTDPESFYHTETESENLTVIYHQRPPTGGYTGLSTYTDPVEREYRKTTLLYTAGEEKFDPCCSDAADKYRAAYVDIRTLESTFLTYPDRMYLSERAVNCDIPPWLHRVMAEEVLAMLDAIEKDKLNFSYSLLESPGEDPTDLQVETAEKLLHDLEASRETYVNKAQHLTPTGKMYVCSDSARYIARNEAYNRLLKDIEQKNKKLDSDLNSYILDALGKKGLSTGAFDSVTSGPMTLFDNPAMEKAASALGQDMGIISTMKVTGQPESKYNWTENLTLIVDQKPNYLYHDPDFDLRGEYEWADSMDGKITYPLGVRNTCIFTANVSEEIADAISSSGEYVKTETSQQISRSISTLNTEVNLLEQNLSEQGVSLDTARLNTEVYNLKLVYAREMRYQITEEVVAEVSSNPVVSGWIEETRVRAVTAGYLNSLSDEEIIEKSTTDQLATELASIVKTDIRNSNPPIEPDELEATLNRVDTDVRIGVANGICAVTASKGETIDILFEHIDGELKSLTNETVDMYSGEVADRVTKRLDRTMAAVPCGLPVLPPHWVFTVNVWTYEVKGEYETFTLVDNDNEVIPKPYFGHKGQKYVRKYEHISHPYKKNPDGSSIWLGENSRIQFQINGYASTIVGTGPKGVGDKEGGYSEKSVGFVEL; from the coding sequence GTGAAGCATATAGCTGGAGAAAGATCTCTCAAATGTTCCTACTTTTTTCAGGATACCCGCGCCTATATTCCTTATTCCATAATCGGGATTTTCATTGTCCTTGCCGCAACCTTCACCTCTGTGTATCTTCTGAAAATGGACAGTGAGGTTGCCGAAACAATCTATACTACCGAGAAAAGCGACCCCCGACAGACAGCGATATCCCTTGCGGCATCCGACCTTGCTCGCTGCCTTAACTATGCAGGAATGGAGGCTCTGGAATGGCAGGGCGAACACCCCGTTATCCTGCCCGAGGGCTCTCCGGTTGAGAGGTTTTCTGAAGACAACTTTATGGTAACCCCGCAAAACCAGAACCTTGAGAAAGGGGATACTCTTCAAATTTCCATAAACCTGCCTTCGGATGTCTGGGGTGAAATCGAATCCCTCTGGAAAAACAGGGACGTTGTTCTGATCGTAAACGACTCCGCAGGACGGGAAATCAAACGTGTGAACTATGGGAAGGCTACCGGTTTTTTTCAGAAAGTTTCCTTTGAAGAATACCTGGAAGTCCCGGAAAGTGCAAAAGCCGGATACGCATCCATCGAACTTTATTACGGGGACGAACTCAAAGCTTCGGACTGGTTCCGGATCGAAGCAAGTCCCATAAAGGACATTACTGCAGAGGCCTTTAATCAACTGCTTCTGGCAAATTACCAGAGCAACAGCCACACTTTCCTGGAATATGCCATTAATGTCAAACCTGACATAACCCCCGAAGAGATAAAGGTCAGAAAAGTTAACGGGACCCTGCAGAGGGAAATTTCCTCTGATGATAAAAAATACACGAACAAAAAATACACGATCTACTACATCTTCGAAGTCCCTGTTTTGAATTACACCCTTGTGGATCTCGAATCCGGAGAAACGTACAATCTGAGTATGAACCTCTCTACCCTTATCCCCTCAAGGGAACCTCTGCTTGAAGAACTTGTAAGGGAATATGAAACCGCCCTCGGAACCTCCTCAAGCCTGGACTCTACTTCAAATATCGTGCTCGGGGCGACAAACCTGAGGACTTTTATCTACGGCCCCTGGCAGCACTATGCAAACGGGCCTCTGAACATCCTGACCAATCCTGCCCTTGCAAGTTCGGTTAACGGGGCCACGCTCTACACTCAAAAACGGGTTTTTGACTCGGTTGACCCCCTGGCCCTTACATATACAACCTACTACAACGGAAAGGTCCTGTATGAAGACGTCTGTGCTTCCAGCAATTCAAAAACCAGTCCAAGCCTGTTGGATTCTACCAATTTGAATACAACCGGTTTTAATACGACCGGTTTAAATACGGCTGAGTCGAGCGCTTCTGTGTCCTTCTATGAGGCAGATGAAGGAGTAAACCTTACGACTGCATACTCTTCCCTTGCAGCAAACAGGTCTTTTTCCCTGGATGTGGAGAAAGGCATAGAACAGTCTCTTGAAGAGGTGAACATCTCCTATGACGAGCTTTCCGAATATTCGGAAATAACAGTTTCAGCCTCAGACTATACGGAAGGAGTTCTCGATGGCTGGGTCTTCAATGACCATGTGTGGGCCGAGGAAACCCCTGACCTTATCCACGATGTTGCCGACAGCGTTTACACAGCTCCTGTCCAGGGCCAGATCCTGAGGGACGGCTTCAATTCTCCTGTCCCTCTGACTTCAGCAATTACAAAGGATTTTGACCGAAATTCGGTATCATACAGCGGGCACACTGTCAGCTGGGAATCCGACTATTTTGTATCAGGCACGCATGAAGGGTCGCGTGTTCCCTCTTACTCCTGGAATGACTCTGTTACAAACTCCTATTCTGAGGCAGTGAACCCATCAATCGACCCTCCAAAAGGAAAGCTGAAAAGCTGGCAGGTTACCGACGCCTCTGTAAACCTGAAGTCTGTGGAGATGTCCGACCTGAGAGTTGAGCCTCACTACGAGTACAGGGCTAATGACCAGCTTGTTGCCGAACACAGGACTGATGACGGATATCTCAGTAGTGAGGATCACATCTTTGATTGGGGCATCCGTTATGATATATATTACAGCATCAGGACTAAGTGGGAAATCGATTACGACTACAAATACACGTATGTCTGGCATACTGTCAGCCATAATGAGGACGGCAGTACGTCCATAGAAGCAAATTACGGCACATCGAGAGGCTCGGACTCCGAAACCGTTAGCAAAACCGATCCGGAGTCTTTCTACCATACAGAAACCGAATCCGAAAACCTTACAGTAATTTATCACCAGCGACCTCCCACCGGAGGCTATACCGGGCTGTCAACCTATACCGACCCTGTAGAAAGAGAATACAGAAAAACAACCCTGTTGTATACTGCCGGTGAAGAAAAGTTTGACCCCTGCTGTTCCGATGCTGCAGACAAGTACAGGGCCGCCTATGTGGATATCAGGACGCTCGAAAGCACTTTCCTGACTTATCCCGACAGAATGTATCTCTCAGAGCGTGCCGTCAACTGCGATATCCCACCCTGGCTGCACAGGGTAATGGCTGAAGAAGTGCTGGCAATGCTTGATGCCATCGAAAAAGACAAACTGAACTTCAGCTACTCGCTCCTCGAATCCCCCGGAGAAGACCCGACCGACCTCCAGGTGGAAACTGCCGAAAAACTCCTTCATGACCTTGAAGCAAGCCGGGAAACCTACGTAAACAAAGCACAGCACCTCACCCCCACCGGAAAGATGTACGTCTGCAGCGACTCTGCCCGTTATATTGCAAGAAACGAAGCCTACAACAGGCTGCTTAAAGATATCGAGCAGAAAAACAAAAAACTGGACTCTGACCTCAACTCCTATATTCTCGATGCCCTTGGGAAAAAAGGCCTCAGCACGGGTGCGTTTGACAGCGTGACCTCAGGTCCCATGACCCTTTTCGATAACCCTGCAATGGAAAAGGCTGCTTCTGCTCTCGGGCAGGACATGGGCATAATCTCTACAATGAAAGTCACCGGCCAGCCCGAAAGTAAATACAACTGGACCGAAAACCTGACCCTCATCGTTGACCAGAAGCCGAACTACCTCTACCATGACCCTGACTTCGACCTGAGAGGAGAATACGAATGGGCTGATTCCATGGACGGGAAAATCACCTACCCCCTCGGTGTCCGGAACACCTGCATTTTTACGGCCAACGTCTCCGAAGAAATTGCAGATGCCATCTCTTCAAGCGGTGAATACGTAAAAACCGAAACTTCCCAGCAGATCAGCCGGAGTATTTCCACCCTGAACACGGAAGTTAACCTGCTGGAGCAGAACCTCAGCGAACAGGGAGTTTCTCTGGACACAGCCCGCCTTAACACAGAGGTCTACAACCTGAAACTGGTCTATGCTCGGGAAATGAGATATCAGATTACTGAAGAGGTAGTCGCTGAGGTGAGTTCAAATCCTGTTGTTTCCGGCTGGATAGAAGAAACCCGCGTCCGTGCAGTCACAGCTGGCTATCTTAACAGCCTCTCCGATGAAGAGATTATTGAAAAATCTACCACGGACCAGTTAGCAACCGAACTTGCCTCCATCGTAAAAACCGATATTCGGAACTCAAATCCTCCGATCGAACCTGACGAGCTTGAAGCCACCCTGAACAGAGTCGATACGGATGTTAGAATCGGTGTTGCAAACGGCATCTGTGCGGTTACGGCCAGCAAAGGGGAAACAATTGATATTCTTTTTGAACATATTGATGGTGAACTGAAAAGCCTGACAAACGAAACCGTGGACATGTATTCGGGAGAGGTAGCTGACAGAGTTACAAAAAGGCTGGACAGGACAATGGCAGCTGTTCCTTGTGGGCTTCCGGTATTGCCACCGCATTGGGTTTTTACGGTTAATGTGTGGACATATGAGGTAAAAGGAGAGTACGAGACGTTTACTCTTGTCGATAATGATAATGAAGTGATCCCAAAGCCTTACTTTGGGCATAAAGGGCAGAAATATGTTAGAAAGTATGAACACATAAGCCATCCTTATAAAAAGAATCCAGATGGAAGTAGCATTTGGTTAGGTGAAAATTCAAGGATACAATTCCAAATAAATGGATATGCGTCTACCATTGTTGGAACTGGCCCTAAAGGTGTCGGTGATAAAGAAGGGGGCTATTCAGAAAAATCAGTTGGATTTGTTGAGCTATAA
- a CDS encoding MFS transporter: MTNNSTDHYSKFLFIWFGQFISIIGSGLTIFSLGVYVYQQTGTASSYVFILMCAFLPPFLLKPYGGILADRYDRRLMMVFGDSGSTLGLLFIFVMMLKGNIELWQIYLGIAISSIFSAFQEPAYKALITDLLPENQYAKASGLVQLASSAQYLISPFLAGIILTIMDIKFVFLIDVTTFLIASSIVIWIRNTLGRTQITKSEQNNLADLREGIQEFSKNRGVVNLIITIMLVLFFVGLLQSLIIPMLLNLTTVKAAGITQSICASGILIGSLFIGVFGSKNKHVKTLSISLFMSGLFFANLGLSTNIAFVTLAGFMFFATLPFINTSLEVLIRKNIDNSKQGRVWSIISMITYLGYIIAYAVAGFLADKIFNPLLEPEGLLSETAGSIIGVGEGRGIALMFIISGLMISVVALLIWQNKRIKQLEDFEGKGGELSQNRYYVET; the protein is encoded by the coding sequence GTGACAAATAATTCTACAGATCACTATTCCAAATTCCTTTTTATCTGGTTTGGACAATTCATCTCAATAATAGGTAGTGGCCTTACTATTTTTTCCTTAGGAGTATATGTATACCAACAAACCGGTACGGCTTCAAGCTATGTCTTTATACTCATGTGTGCTTTTTTGCCACCTTTTTTGCTAAAGCCCTATGGAGGTATACTGGCAGACCGTTATGATAGACGTTTAATGATGGTCTTCGGGGATTCAGGATCAACGCTCGGGCTTCTCTTCATATTTGTTATGATGCTGAAAGGCAATATTGAACTCTGGCAAATTTATCTTGGGATTGCAATCAGTTCAATTTTTTCAGCTTTTCAGGAACCAGCCTATAAGGCCCTGATTACGGATCTCCTGCCTGAAAATCAATATGCCAAAGCAAGTGGATTGGTGCAGTTAGCAAGTTCGGCTCAATACTTAATTTCTCCTTTTTTAGCCGGGATTATACTCACAATAATGGATATCAAATTTGTTTTTTTAATTGATGTTACCACTTTCTTAATTGCCAGCTCCATTGTTATATGGATAAGAAATACCCTGGGCAGAACACAAATTACGAAATCGGAACAAAACAACTTGGCTGACCTTAGAGAAGGTATTCAGGAATTTTCGAAAAATAGAGGCGTGGTTAATCTGATTATTACTATTATGCTCGTGCTCTTTTTTGTCGGATTGCTTCAATCTCTTATTATTCCGATGCTGCTAAATTTAACAACAGTAAAAGCGGCAGGGATCACTCAATCGATCTGCGCATCAGGCATACTGATCGGAAGCCTGTTTATCGGGGTATTTGGCAGCAAAAACAAACATGTAAAAACTTTATCTATCTCACTATTCATGTCAGGCTTATTTTTTGCCAATCTCGGACTTTCAACAAATATAGCTTTTGTCACTTTAGCAGGATTTATGTTTTTTGCCACATTGCCTTTTATTAATACATCTCTTGAAGTTTTAATTCGAAAAAATATTGATAACAGTAAACAGGGGCGTGTGTGGTCGATTATTTCTATGATTACTTATCTTGGCTACATCATAGCTTATGCAGTAGCAGGTTTTTTAGCAGACAAAATATTCAATCCGCTTTTAGAACCTGAGGGTTTATTGTCTGAAACAGCTGGTTCTATTATTGGAGTAGGAGAAGGCAGAGGAATTGCCTTAATGTTTATAATTTCCGGCTTAATGATTTCGGTGGTTGCTCTGTTGATCTGGCAAAATAAAAGAATAAAACAATTAGAAGATTTTGAAGGTAAGGGTGGTGAGCTATCCCAAAATAGATATTATGTTGAAACGTAA
- a CDS encoding rubrerythrin family protein, producing MRKMTEQHLINAFGGESQAHMRYLHFANQAEKEKFTNVARLFRAISHAEYVHAGDHYKALKHLNGGFVANSMAAFGPGDTLKNLQLAIDGETFEIEEMYPVYIEVAKFQEEKLAQRSFEWSYATEKLHKQLFEKAFDAVNAGNDVDLGPVHICEVCGYTLEGEAPDRCPVCGAVKEKFTAFR from the coding sequence ATGAGAAAAATGACAGAACAGCATCTGATCAATGCATTTGGTGGGGAAAGCCAGGCCCATATGAGGTATTTGCATTTTGCAAACCAGGCCGAAAAAGAAAAATTCACAAACGTAGCCCGCTTATTCCGGGCAATCTCCCATGCCGAATACGTACATGCAGGCGACCATTATAAAGCGTTGAAACACCTCAACGGGGGTTTTGTCGCAAACAGCATGGCAGCCTTTGGACCGGGGGATACCCTGAAAAACCTTCAACTTGCAATCGACGGTGAGACATTCGAAATAGAAGAAATGTACCCCGTCTACATAGAAGTAGCAAAGTTCCAGGAAGAAAAACTCGCGCAGAGAAGTTTCGAATGGTCCTATGCCACTGAAAAACTGCACAAACAGCTCTTTGAAAAAGCATTCGATGCGGTTAATGCAGGAAATGACGTCGACCTCGGGCCTGTCCACATCTGCGAAGTATGTGGGTACACTCTCGAAGGGGAAGCTCCAGATAGGTGTCCTGTGTGCGGTGCCGTGAAAGAGAAGTTTACTGCATTTAGATAA